In Caldicellulosiruptor morganii, the following proteins share a genomic window:
- a CDS encoding AraC family transcriptional regulator — MKTCFIVNTSLEKGLPIYLKSVGCNQYQEHIVRKSGHPDYHYLHTLEGKGYLIVGTQKYLVDESTAFFLYPGVAHEYFAATPKWSTIWLTFNGPACDMILKTMGIKPFEVFKLSSKQYLEGILEAISNKASFYNYIVSIECSQLIYNFILHMALNLQNKIERNFENNYTKLLPIMRYIEENYFKNITLEELSRLVGLSPQHLCSIFKKTFQTTPYEYLIRIRIQKAKELLIKNPVIQVKEVCYEVGFKNPSYFCYMFKKLEGITPMQFKKLFG; from the coding sequence ATGAAAACATGTTTTATTGTAAATACGTCACTTGAAAAAGGACTTCCAATATATCTTAAAAGCGTGGGCTGCAACCAGTACCAGGAACACATAGTGCGAAAAAGTGGACATCCGGATTATCATTATCTGCATACATTGGAGGGGAAAGGATATTTAATTGTTGGCACACAAAAGTATCTGGTCGATGAGAGTACTGCTTTTTTCCTGTATCCGGGGGTTGCACATGAGTATTTTGCAGCAACACCCAAATGGTCCACCATCTGGCTCACTTTTAATGGTCCTGCCTGTGATATGATACTTAAAACCATGGGTATAAAACCGTTTGAAGTTTTTAAGCTCTCAAGCAAACAATATTTAGAAGGTATTTTGGAGGCTATTTCAAATAAGGCTTCATTTTACAACTATATTGTCTCTATAGAGTGTTCACAGCTGATATATAATTTTATACTTCATATGGCATTAAATTTGCAAAACAAAATAGAAAGGAATTTTGAAAACAATTACACAAAGCTTTTGCCCATAATGAGATACATTGAAGAAAACTATTTTAAAAATATAACACTGGAAGAACTTTCAAGACTGGTGGGGCTTTCTCCCCAGCATCTTTGTTCAATCTTCAAAAAGACTTTTCAGACAACTCCATATGAGTATTTAATACGAATCAGAATTCAAAAGGCAAAAGAGTTGCTAATAAAAAATCCGGTAATACAGGTAAAAGAGGTTTGTTATGAAGTTGGTTTTAAAAACCCAAGCTACTTTTGTTATATGTTTAAAAAATTGGAAGGGATTACTCCAATGCAATTCAAAAAACTATTCGGATAG
- a CDS encoding glycosyltransferase family 4 protein, which yields MSIKPVFVSTYPPRECGIATFTQDLVNAIEKYNDVKYCYVIALSKDKHIYDNRVLYDINQDKFSNYVKAVNLINMSDIDVVVIEHEYGIFGGEDGDYIVPFVKLIRKPIITTFHTVLKNPTAKQFEILKKLADASYKVITMAKTTKEILMDVYDVEEEKIEVVHHGVPYMELEDKEILKKKYNLDGKKVISTFGLISPGKGLEYAIQAMDRVRKEFEDAVYLILGQTHPNIKRIKGEEYRDKLVNMVRELKLEDNVVFVDKYLTKREIMEYLRLSDIYLTPYIGREQAVSGTLAYAIGSGKAIVSTPYTYAQEMLSDGRGMLVEFEDAYSIADAIITLLKDENLRKEIERRTAEVGKEMYWHNVAKRMIDIFYDVVELNKKVGVIA from the coding sequence GTGTCTATTAAACCAGTTTTTGTGAGCACTTATCCCCCTCGAGAATGTGGCATTGCTACATTTACACAGGATTTGGTAAATGCAATTGAAAAATATAATGATGTTAAATATTGTTATGTCATTGCTCTTAGCAAAGACAAACATATTTATGACAATAGAGTTTTATATGACATTAATCAGGATAAATTTTCAAATTACGTTAAAGCTGTAAACTTGATTAATATGTCAGATATAGATGTTGTTGTAATTGAGCATGAATATGGTATATTTGGCGGAGAAGATGGAGACTATATAGTCCCTTTTGTGAAGCTCATCAGAAAGCCAATTATTACCACATTCCACACGGTCTTGAAAAACCCAACAGCAAAACAGTTTGAGATACTCAAAAAGCTTGCTGATGCAAGCTACAAGGTAATTACTATGGCAAAGACAACAAAAGAGATACTGATGGATGTGTATGATGTTGAGGAAGAAAAGATAGAAGTGGTCCATCATGGAGTACCATATATGGAATTGGAGGACAAAGAAATCTTAAAGAAAAAATATAATCTTGATGGGAAAAAGGTTATAAGCACATTTGGATTAATCAGCCCTGGAAAAGGTCTGGAGTATGCTATACAAGCCATGGACAGGGTAAGGAAAGAATTTGAAGATGCAGTGTATTTAATTTTGGGTCAGACACATCCAAACATAAAGAGAATAAAAGGTGAAGAATACAGAGACAAGCTTGTAAATATGGTAAGAGAATTAAAATTAGAAGATAATGTTGTATTTGTGGACAAATATTTAACAAAAAGAGAGATAATGGAGTATTTGCGCCTGTCTGACATATACCTCACTCCTTACATAGGGAGGGAGCAGGCGGTATCAGGAACACTGGCATATGCAATTGGCAGTGGTAAAGCTATAGTCTCAACACCGTACACTTATGCTCAGGAGATGCTGTCTGATGGAAGAGGAATGCTTGTTGAGTTTGAAGATGCTTATTCTATAGCAGATGCTATTATTACTCTGTTGAAGGATGAAAATCTCAGAAAAGAGATTGAGAGAAGGACAGCAGAAGTTGGTAAAGAGATGTACTGGCACAATGTTGCAAAGAGGATGATTGATATATTTTACGATGTGGTAGAACTAAATAAGAAGGTTGGGGTGATAGCATGA
- a CDS encoding SIMPL domain-containing protein, whose product MKSRKILAVGLASLLLLAAFLTIFGIKVNASSGSAQSKTEVTVRGQATIYAEPDIAVLTFGVISEGNRAETAYFQTSSKINRVISELKKLGINSKDIKTLRMNVYPKYSYNKDDGTSKITGFYASTDLNITVRDFSKLGKVVDTAFKNGINTFSSLTFDVSNSATFYNQALSKALENAKQKAATLAKGLGISLGKPKSVTENTYINTPPIVYKELASVSSSSTQIQPGTIEIKAEVTLIY is encoded by the coding sequence ATGAAGAGCAGAAAAATACTGGCTGTTGGTCTGGCAAGCCTCTTACTGTTAGCAGCTTTTCTAACCATCTTTGGAATTAAGGTTAATGCTTCTTCAGGTTCTGCCCAGTCAAAAACAGAGGTTACTGTTAGAGGACAGGCAACTATATATGCTGAACCGGATATTGCTGTTTTAACTTTCGGTGTAATTAGTGAAGGTAATAGGGCAGAGACGGCGTATTTCCAGACTTCTTCAAAGATTAACAGGGTTATTTCAGAGCTAAAGAAGCTTGGTATTAATTCAAAGGATATAAAAACGCTCAGAATGAATGTATATCCTAAGTATTCATATAACAAAGATGATGGAACTTCAAAAATAACAGGGTTCTACGCATCAACTGATCTGAATATAACGGTAAGAGATTTTTCTAAACTTGGCAAAGTTGTTGACACAGCATTTAAAAATGGGATAAATACTTTCAGTAGCCTGACTTTTGATGTATCAAACTCAGCTACTTTTTACAATCAGGCGCTTTCAAAAGCACTTGAAAATGCAAAACAAAAGGCTGCTACACTTGCTAAAGGTCTTGGTATCAGTCTGGGAAAGCCAAAATCTGTTACCGAAAATACCTATATAAACACACCGCCCATTGTCTACAAAGAATTAGCGTCGGTTTCTTCATCTTCAACGCAGATACAACCCGGAACAATTGAGATAAAAGCAGAGGTAACTTTGATATACTAA
- a CDS encoding ABC1 kinase family protein, translating to MADARKRRINRLKFITNVFIKHGFGYVFSSTPLVRFKRFSENRINRGVRLRNALEELGTTFIKMGQLLANRPDLVPEDIVVELKKLQENVRPFSFEEVKKILEEENLLNKFEHIESRPVATASIGQVHAGYVNGRKVAIKIRRPNIDSEVKTDIEILKKLASILDRYSPVKGIVSFSDIVNELANVLLHEIDFRFEQNNIKKLKKALVNKEVIIPDVYEEFSSDRVLVTTFIEAKTLNTLDVDSILQSDRLRLGKKLINLYLSQIFEIGIFHADPHPGNILITNDHEIAFVDFGMIGKLTSKEKENLSNLLLGIVLNDKKMAIRAFKELGIIGRGIDTDNFYREVENIFNHYINQPVASIKIADIFNDVFKLTFKYKLKIPEQLVLLGRTLSLLENDIAILKVDLNVLEAILPYVNRLILKNRLSKLKAANILNILFSYFNLFELLPKRVETILDKVEDEELTINIELKSLDKLLQRMERLANKFSLSIILLSVSIIIAGMTIGGLLSPALYKTILSAWYLWALRLGILILIVLIIVMLLMIIRKEK from the coding sequence TTGGCAGATGCGAGAAAAAGAAGAATCAACAGGCTTAAGTTCATAACCAATGTTTTTATCAAACATGGATTTGGTTATGTGTTTAGCAGCACTCCGCTTGTGCGGTTTAAAAGGTTTTCTGAAAACAGGATAAACAGAGGAGTAAGGTTAAGAAATGCTTTGGAGGAACTCGGTACAACATTTATAAAGATGGGTCAGCTTCTTGCAAACAGACCTGATCTGGTGCCCGAGGATATTGTTGTGGAGCTTAAGAAACTTCAGGAGAATGTAAGACCGTTTTCCTTTGAAGAGGTTAAAAAGATATTGGAAGAGGAAAATTTGCTGAATAAGTTTGAACATATTGAATCAAGACCGGTTGCAACAGCATCCATTGGGCAGGTACATGCGGGATATGTAAATGGCAGGAAAGTTGCTATAAAGATTAGAAGACCGAATATCGATAGTGAAGTCAAAACTGATATAGAGATATTGAAAAAACTTGCCTCCATCCTGGACAGGTATTCACCGGTTAAAGGTATTGTAAGTTTTTCAGACATTGTAAATGAGCTTGCAAATGTCCTTCTGCATGAGATTGATTTTAGGTTCGAGCAGAACAATATAAAAAAACTCAAAAAGGCTCTGGTAAATAAAGAAGTTATTATACCGGATGTCTATGAAGAATTCTCGTCAGACAGAGTTCTGGTTACAACCTTTATTGAAGCAAAAACTTTGAATACTCTTGATGTTGACTCTATTTTGCAAAGTGACAGATTAAGACTTGGCAAAAAGCTTATAAATCTTTATCTGTCTCAGATATTTGAAATTGGGATATTCCACGCCGACCCTCACCCCGGGAATATTCTAATTACAAATGACCATGAAATAGCTTTTGTAGATTTCGGCATGATAGGAAAACTTACCAGCAAAGAAAAAGAAAACCTTTCAAATTTATTGCTTGGGATAGTTCTAAACGACAAAAAGATGGCGATAAGGGCATTTAAAGAGCTCGGAATAATTGGAAGGGGTATTGATACCGACAATTTTTACAGGGAAGTTGAGAATATATTTAATCACTATATCAACCAGCCAGTTGCCTCGATTAAAATTGCGGATATATTCAATGATGTATTCAAACTCACATTTAAATATAAGCTGAAGATTCCAGAGCAGCTTGTTTTGCTGGGAAGGACTTTGAGTCTTCTTGAAAACGACATAGCAATTTTGAAGGTTGACTTGAATGTCTTGGAAGCTATCCTACCTTATGTGAACAGGCTAATTTTAAAAAACAGATTGTCAAAACTGAAAGCTGCAAACATCCTGAATATACTATTTTCATATTTTAATCTATTCGAACTTCTACCCAAAAGAGTAGAAACAATCCTGGATAAAGTAGAAGATGAGGAGCTCACAATAAATATAGAACTTAAAAGCTTAGACAAACTTCTGCAGAGAATGGAAAGACTTGCAAATAAATTTTCACTTTCGATAATACTTCTTTCTGTGAGTATTATAATTGCAGGAATGACCATCGGTGGGCTATTGTCACCAGCTTTGTATAAAACAATTTTATCAGCCTGGTATTTGTGGGCTTTGAGATTGGGTATATTAATATTGATTGTTCTTATCATTGTGATGCTTCTTATGATTATAAGAAAGGAAAAATAA
- the trxA gene encoding thioredoxin — MANNIVTLTSENFEREVLQSEIPVVVDFWAAWCGPCRMVAPVIEELAQEYAGKVKFAKLNVDDYGDIAYAFRIMSIPTIMLFKNGKAVDKIIGARPKSDFVNFINRNL, encoded by the coding sequence ATGGCAAACAATATTGTAACTTTAACAAGCGAAAACTTTGAAAGAGAAGTTTTGCAGTCTGAAATTCCGGTTGTTGTTGACTTCTGGGCTGCATGGTGCGGTCCATGCAGAATGGTTGCACCTGTAATTGAAGAACTTGCACAGGAATATGCCGGTAAAGTCAAGTTCGCAAAATTGAACGTTGACGACTATGGTGACATCGCGTATGCATTCAGAATTATGAGCATACCAACAATTATGCTCTTTAAAAACGGTAAGGCTGTTGACAAGATAATCGGTGCAAGACCAAAGAGCGATTTTGTAAACTTCATAAACAGAAATCTGTAA
- a CDS encoding Nif3-like dinuclear metal center hexameric protein: protein MVSVQEIAAYLENYFPRKLSYDWDNAGLQVGSFSAKVDSVLICVDVTEDILNEAKDLGAGLIVSHHPLIFQGLKSIKNDTPEGRLIAEAIKSDISILSFHTNADVSKCGINYYLAKLLNLESIEGLSVKQKNEYFKIVVYVPSEYKDAVLEAMAQEGAGFVGKYSHCFFAIEGQGHFKPHEGANPFIGRVGELERVSEVRLESIVPEDRLKNVVKAMLKAHPYEEVAYDIYRLENEISYEYIGVIGQKNIEAEMLIKELKEKLNLSHVKANLTKEWFKKVAIVSGSGKDFIKDAYFKGADCLISGEIGHHGVVFARSLGVSTVEIGHYESEKVFVDVVYELLNKFDKKDRLKIYKSQVDTGYTRVY, encoded by the coding sequence ATGGTAAGCGTGCAGGAAATTGCAGCATATCTTGAAAACTATTTTCCCAGGAAACTCTCATATGATTGGGACAATGCAGGGCTTCAGGTAGGAAGTTTTTCGGCAAAGGTGGACTCGGTTTTAATCTGTGTTGATGTTACAGAAGATATTTTGAACGAAGCAAAAGACCTTGGGGCGGGGCTAATTGTGTCGCATCATCCTTTGATATTTCAGGGATTAAAATCCATCAAAAACGATACCCCTGAGGGAAGATTAATCGCAGAAGCTATCAAAAGTGATATAAGTATTCTTTCCTTTCACACAAATGCGGATGTTTCAAAATGTGGGATAAATTATTACCTTGCAAAGCTTTTAAATCTTGAAAGCATTGAGGGTCTGAGTGTAAAGCAAAAAAATGAGTATTTTAAGATTGTTGTGTATGTTCCATCAGAGTACAAAGATGCGGTACTGGAAGCAATGGCACAAGAAGGAGCTGGTTTTGTTGGCAAATACAGCCACTGCTTTTTTGCAATTGAAGGGCAGGGTCATTTTAAGCCACACGAGGGAGCAAATCCATTTATAGGAAGAGTTGGCGAGCTTGAAAGGGTGAGTGAGGTAAGACTTGAGAGCATTGTTCCGGAAGACAGGCTCAAAAATGTTGTAAAAGCTATGTTAAAGGCTCATCCGTATGAAGAGGTTGCATATGATATATACAGGCTTGAAAATGAGATTTCATATGAGTATATAGGTGTTATAGGGCAGAAAAATATTGAAGCTGAAATGCTTATAAAGGAACTGAAAGAGAAACTCAATCTCTCACATGTGAAAGCAAATCTTACGAAAGAATGGTTTAAGAAGGTTGCAATTGTAAGCGGCTCTGGCAAGGATTTCATAAAAGATGCCTATTTTAAAGGCGCAGACTGTCTCATCTCTGGAGAGATAGGGCATCATGGAGTTGTTTTTGCAAGATCGCTTGGAGTCAGTACTGTTGAGATCGGTCATTATGAAAGTGAAAAGGTTTTTGTTGATGTTGTGTATGAGCTTCTGAATAAGTTTGATAAAAAAGATAGGCTGAAAATTTACAAATCGCAGGTGGACACAGGTTATACCAGGGTTTACTGA
- a CDS encoding tRNA (adenine(22)-N(1))-methyltransferase has translation MLLEKIQDLKKERSKVYSKRIEAILKTLEKCNTLADIGCDHGYVAVEAIKREVAKKAIAVDLHPNSLQKAIDLSKKEGVFEKIEFFVGNGFEPIEEPVCQAVIAGMGGDTILSILSSAKDRLKDTKLVLQPMKDTEILRRWLFENKFDINEEFVVNDKGRFYIVIKTQMSGKLEYSDMDIYIGRHIHTKSRESLEYILRKKEKLRKIAEMKKANEKDYSEEKRMLKMIEEVLGKW, from the coding sequence TTGTTATTAGAAAAGATTCAGGACCTGAAAAAGGAAAGATCAAAAGTGTACTCAAAACGAATTGAAGCAATATTAAAAACTCTTGAAAAGTGCAACACGCTTGCAGATATTGGCTGTGACCACGGTTATGTGGCTGTTGAGGCGATAAAAAGAGAGGTTGCTAAAAAGGCAATTGCAGTGGATTTACATCCCAATTCTCTTCAAAAGGCAATTGATCTATCAAAAAAAGAAGGGGTTTTTGAAAAAATAGAATTTTTCGTGGGCAATGGATTTGAGCCGATTGAAGAACCTGTCTGTCAGGCTGTTATTGCAGGAATGGGTGGGGATACAATCTTGAGCATCCTGTCTTCTGCAAAGGACAGGCTTAAAGATACAAAGCTTGTTTTGCAGCCAATGAAGGATACAGAAATTTTGCGAAGGTGGCTTTTTGAAAATAAATTTGATATAAATGAGGAGTTTGTTGTAAACGATAAAGGAAGGTTCTATATAGTGATCAAAACACAAATGTCCGGTAAGCTTGAGTATTCAGACATGGACATATATATAGGAAGACACATTCACACAAAAAGCAGAGAGTCGCTGGAATATATTTTGAGAAAAAAGGAGAAACTCAGAAAGATAGCAGAGATGAAAAAAGCAAATGAGAAGGATTATTCGGAAGAGAAAAGGATGCTAAAGATGATTGAGGAGGTTTTGGGCAAATGGTAA
- a CDS encoding glycoside hydrolase family protein → MKKGTKRLALPSLNTRHLFRMTDSTGILQHAKFSVPNYKEGYTTDDNARALIVALRLYEKTGDRSYLDLVYRYMAFLYNSYTEDGYFKNFMSYSRVFIDEKGTEDCFARSLIALSYVYSSEVLDSSIKELAYVMLKRLLRNVLELKYPISMAYAIVALSVLHDIKEFTNEAKMYLEALSEKLLNLYRKYSDENWKWFSDRLTYANAIIPYALFRAFAVTEKEKYLKVAKESLDFLTPILFENGILRVIGNKGWYEKGKDRPYFDEQPIDACDCVLAYTEAYRITEEKEYKEKALKAFKWFLGENIHKQPLYDQNTGGCRDGIEEDGINQNQGAESTICYLLARLCIEDLIKSEEKSKEVV, encoded by the coding sequence ATGAAAAAAGGGACAAAACGACTTGCCCTGCCTTCTTTAAACACAAGGCATCTGTTTAGAATGACAGACTCCACTGGTATTTTGCAGCATGCTAAATTTTCTGTGCCAAACTACAAGGAAGGTTATACAACAGATGACAATGCGAGAGCTTTAATTGTTGCACTCAGGCTCTATGAAAAGACAGGAGACAGATCATACCTTGATTTGGTTTACAGGTACATGGCGTTTTTGTATAATAGCTATACTGAAGATGGGTACTTTAAAAACTTTATGAGCTACTCAAGGGTTTTCATTGATGAAAAAGGAACAGAGGACTGTTTTGCAAGGTCGTTGATAGCCCTATCTTATGTTTATTCTTCTGAGGTGCTTGACAGTAGCATAAAAGAACTTGCGTATGTAATGTTAAAGCGATTGCTCAGGAATGTACTTGAGCTAAAATATCCTATCAGTATGGCGTATGCGATTGTAGCTCTGTCTGTATTGCACGATATCAAAGAGTTTACAAACGAGGCAAAGATGTATTTGGAAGCTCTGTCTGAGAAGCTGCTAAACCTTTACAGAAAATATTCTGATGAAAATTGGAAATGGTTTTCTGACAGGCTCACATATGCAAACGCAATTATCCCATATGCGCTTTTCAGAGCATTTGCAGTAACTGAAAAAGAGAAATATTTGAAGGTTGCAAAAGAGTCGCTTGATTTTCTCACGCCTATTTTATTTGAAAATGGGATTTTGCGCGTGATTGGAAACAAAGGCTGGTATGAAAAAGGCAAAGATCGTCCATATTTTGATGAACAGCCAATAGATGCATGCGATTGTGTGCTTGCATATACAGAGGCATACAGGATTACTGAAGAAAAAGAGTACAAAGAGAAAGCATTAAAAGCATTTAAATGGTTTTTGGGAGAAAATATCCATAAACAGCCTTTATATGACCAAAATACCGGTGGTTGCAGAGACGGAATTGAAGAAGATGGAATAAATCAAAACCAGGGTGCAGAATCTACAATTTGCTATCTTCTGGCAAGACTTTGCATTGAGGATTTGATAAAATCTGAAGAGAAGAGCAAAGAGGTTGTGTAA
- a CDS encoding metal-sensitive transcriptional regulator, with protein sequence MDELQKEKENLLLRLRKIEGQIKGIQKMIENDKSCNDVLTQIAAVKAALNKVGAIILEKYSKSCIAEYKNTENEKSIDDLIETLLRFIK encoded by the coding sequence ATGGATGAGCTTCAAAAAGAAAAAGAAAATCTGCTTTTAAGACTTCGCAAAATTGAGGGACAGATAAAGGGTATCCAGAAGATGATTGAAAATGACAAGTCGTGCAATGATGTTTTGACCCAGATAGCAGCGGTAAAGGCTGCACTAAACAAGGTAGGAGCAATTATTCTTGAAAAGTATTCAAAGTCCTGCATTGCTGAGTACAAAAACACTGAAAATGAAAAGAGCATTGACGATCTGATAGAAACCCTATTGAGGTTTATCAAATAA
- a CDS encoding phasin family protein gives MRDLLEKLINIGLGVFALSKEKVEKIVNDLAEKGEISKNEVHEVIQKIMEKGEEQKKELNEYISKQVESILSKMNLATKSEILTEERIREIVREEISKSQGN, from the coding sequence ATGAGAGATCTTTTGGAAAAGCTTATCAACATTGGTCTTGGTGTATTTGCTCTTTCCAAAGAAAAGGTAGAAAAGATTGTAAACGATCTTGCTGAGAAAGGTGAGATTAGCAAGAATGAAGTGCACGAAGTAATTCAAAAGATAATGGAAAAAGGGGAAGAGCAGAAAAAAGAGCTAAACGAATATATATCAAAGCAGGTTGAGAGTATTCTAAGCAAGATGAACCTTGCTACAAAATCGGAAATTTTAACAGAAGAAAGAATAAGAGAAATTGTAAGAGAAGAGATTTCAAAATCTCAGGGGAATTAA
- a CDS encoding EamA family transporter: protein MNYLWLLFGLLSALFAALVAIFGKIGLKGLDTNVATAIRAVIMALFLVLVIIFQGRLNRVGEILANKKAILFIVLSGVAGALSWLFYFLALKNGKVQQVAPIDRLSVVFAIVLAAIFLGERISFYTGLGVLLVVAGSIFIALG, encoded by the coding sequence ATGAACTATTTGTGGCTCTTATTTGGACTTTTATCAGCTCTATTTGCTGCTCTGGTTGCAATCTTTGGGAAGATTGGCTTGAAAGGTCTTGACACAAATGTGGCAACGGCGATAAGAGCTGTAATTATGGCCCTGTTTTTGGTCCTGGTAATCATATTTCAGGGAAGACTAAACAGGGTAGGAGAGATACTGGCAAACAAAAAGGCCATTTTGTTTATTGTTTTAAGTGGTGTGGCAGGGGCACTTTCATGGCTATTTTATTTTTTGGCTCTCAAAAATGGAAAGGTTCAGCAGGTTGCACCAATTGATAGACTCTCTGTTGTTTTTGCGATAGTACTTGCTGCAATTTTTCTTGGAGAGAGGATTTCATTTTATACCGGTCTGGGGGTTTTGCTTGTGGTTGCTGGCTCAATTTTTATTGCTCTGGGTTAA
- the ligA gene encoding NAD-dependent DNA ligase LigA: MSEFIKKRIRELVDLINYHDYKYYVEDNPEISDYEYDMLYRELVELEKQYPEYIFPDSPTQRVGGKVKEGFKEVVHKTPLLSLSNVFSEGELYDFDRRLRELLGTDDFNYVVEYKIDGLSVALEYERGLFVRGATRGDGNVGEDVTENLKTIRSIPLRLKEDINIVVRGEVFMPKDEFIKLNQEREENEEPPFANPRNAAAGSLRQLDPRITAQRKLDIFVFNVQWCEKELKTHDEALQFLKYLGFKVSPDYVVCNNIKEVYEAIKNIEEKRGELSFEIDGAVVKLNQLALREVAGSTAKSPRWAVAYKFPPEKKETKLLDIEVNVGRTGILTPTAILEPVRISGSVVSRATLHNMDYIRQKDIRIGDTVVVQKAAEIIPEVVEVVFSKRTGNERIFEMPKKCPVCGADVIKFEDEVAYRCTGVECPAKSYRLILHFVSRDAMDIAGMGEMIVKNLFERGLIKTPADIYYLKFDDLVNLERFGVKSTNNLLKAIEASKKRPLDRLIYALGIRHIGQKAAKTLAEHISSIDDLFTITEEELLKLPDFGEKMAKSVVTFFRQEKTKHLIERLKKAGVNTVSEKKAKSDLLKGYTFVLTGALSKYSRTQAKEILESLGARVSESVSKKTTAVIVGEDPGSKFTKAQELGVKILYEQDFEKLISAKSREEVEKIIME; encoded by the coding sequence ATGAGTGAGTTTATTAAAAAAAGGATTCGAGAACTTGTTGACCTGATCAATTACCATGATTATAAGTACTATGTTGAAGACAATCCGGAGATAAGTGACTATGAATATGATATGCTCTACAGAGAACTTGTGGAGCTTGAAAAACAGTATCCAGAATACATCTTCCCTGATTCACCCACACAGAGGGTTGGTGGTAAAGTAAAAGAGGGGTTTAAAGAGGTTGTTCACAAAACGCCACTTTTATCACTTTCAAATGTGTTCAGTGAAGGTGAACTTTATGACTTTGACAGGAGACTGAGAGAACTTCTTGGTACAGATGATTTTAATTATGTTGTTGAGTACAAGATTGACGGGCTTTCTGTTGCGCTTGAGTATGAGAGGGGACTTTTTGTAAGGGGTGCAACACGCGGCGATGGCAATGTGGGTGAGGATGTTACTGAAAACTTGAAAACAATAAGGTCAATTCCATTGAGGCTCAAGGAGGATATAAATATAGTTGTTCGTGGAGAGGTGTTCATGCCCAAAGACGAGTTTATAAAGCTTAATCAGGAAAGAGAAGAAAATGAAGAGCCTCCTTTTGCAAATCCGCGAAATGCCGCAGCAGGATCGCTTCGCCAGCTTGACCCCAGGATAACAGCACAAAGAAAACTTGATATATTTGTTTTTAATGTACAGTGGTGCGAGAAAGAACTCAAAACTCACGATGAAGCACTGCAATTTCTGAAGTATCTGGGATTTAAAGTTTCACCTGACTATGTTGTTTGCAATAATATAAAAGAGGTCTATGAGGCAATCAAAAATATAGAAGAAAAAAGAGGAGAGCTTTCTTTTGAGATAGACGGTGCTGTTGTGAAATTGAACCAATTGGCTTTGCGTGAGGTGGCGGGTTCAACTGCAAAGTCACCGAGATGGGCGGTTGCCTATAAATTTCCACCAGAGAAAAAGGAAACAAAGCTATTGGACATTGAAGTTAATGTTGGAAGAACAGGTATTTTGACTCCGACAGCCATACTTGAACCTGTAAGGATTTCAGGTTCGGTTGTGTCACGCGCGACTCTTCACAATATGGACTATATAAGGCAAAAAGATATTAGAATTGGTGACACAGTGGTGGTACAGAAAGCTGCGGAGATAATACCGGAGGTTGTTGAAGTTGTATTTTCAAAGCGCACGGGAAATGAAAGGATTTTCGAGATGCCCAAGAAATGTCCTGTGTGCGGGGCGGATGTTATAAAGTTTGAAGATGAGGTTGCGTACAGATGCACGGGTGTTGAGTGCCCTGCAAAGAGCTACAGGTTAATTTTGCACTTTGTATCGCGTGATGCAATGGACATTGCAGGCATGGGTGAGATGATAGTAAAAAATCTATTTGAAAGAGGTTTGATCAAGACACCTGCTGATATTTATTATCTTAAATTTGATGATTTAGTAAACCTTGAAAGATTTGGTGTCAAGTCTACAAACAATTTATTGAAGGCAATAGAAGCATCCAAAAAACGACCTCTTGATAGGCTTATATATGCCCTGGGCATAAGACATATAGGGCAAAAAGCTGCAAAGACACTGGCAGAGCACATATCTTCAATTGACGACCTGTTTACAATTACTGAGGAGGAACTCCTAAAACTTCCTGACTTTGGTGAAAAAATGGCAAAAAGTGTTGTGACATTTTTCCGTCAGGAGAAGACAAAGCATCTGATTGAAAGACTCAAAAAAGCAGGGGTTAATACAGTTTCTGAGAAAAAGGCAAAGTCAGACCTGTTGAAAGGGTATACGTTTGTGCTGACAGGTGCTCTTTCAAAGTATTCAAGAACCCAGGCAAAGGAGATTTTGGAGTCCTTAGGTGCAAGGGTAAGTGAAAGCGTCTCTAAAAAAACTACCGCAGTGATTGTTGGTGAAGACCCCGGTAGCAAGTTTACAAAAGCGCAGGAGCTGGGCGTGAAGATATTGTATGAGCAGGATTTTGAAAAGTTGATTTCTGCAAAATCACGCGAAGAGGTTGAAAAGATTATAATGGAGTGA